Proteins encoded in a region of the Vicia villosa cultivar HV-30 ecotype Madison, WI linkage group LG5, Vvil1.0, whole genome shotgun sequence genome:
- the LOC131602365 gene encoding senescence-specific cysteine protease SAG39-like produces the protein MAAKNQLYHSGIALTFIFCLGLLTIQVTSRTLQYDSMHERHQQWMSYYGKVYKDTQERENRLKIFAENMNYIEASNNVNSNKSYKLGINQFADLTNEEFTASRNKFKGHMCSSITRTSTFKYENASAVPSTVDWRKKGAVTPVKNQGQCGCCWAFSAVAATEGIHQLSTGKLVSLSEQELVDCDTKGVDQGCEGGLMDDAFKFIIQNHGLSTEAQYPYQGVDGTCSANQASTQAATITGYEDVPANNEQALQKAVANQPISVAIDASGSDFQFYKSGVFTGSCGTELDHGVTAVGYGVDSDGTKYWLVKNSWGADWGEEGYIRMQRGVDAVEGLCGIAMQASYPTV, from the exons ATGGCTGCcaaaaatcaattatatcataGTGGTATTGCATTGACATTCATATTCTGCCTGGGTTTGTTGACTATTCAAGTCACTTCTCGCACTCTCCAATACGACTCTATGCATGAGAGGCACCAGCAATGGATGAGTTACTATGGCAAAGTCTATAAGGACACTCAAGAAAGGGAGAACCGTCTAAAAATATTTGCAGAAAACATGAATTACATTGAAGCATCCAACAATGTTAACAGTAACAAATCATACAAACTAGGCATCAATCAATTTGCGGACCTCACCAACGAGGAATTCACAGCTTCTAGAAACAAATTCAAGGGGCATATGTGCTCCTCAATCACAAGAACATCTACCTTTAAGTATGAAAATGCAAGTGCGGTTCCATCCACGGTTGATTGGAGGAAGAAAGGAGCAGTGACACCTGTGAAGAATCAAGGACAATGCG GATGTTGTTGGGCATTCTCTGCTGTTGCAGCAACGGAAGGAATTCATCAGTTGAGTACTGGAAAATTGGTCTCTTTATCAGAACAAGAACTTGTTGATTGCGACACAAAAGGTGTGGACCAAGGTTGTGAGGGTGGTCTTATGGATGATGCTTTCAAATTCATCATTCAAAATCACGGACTCAGCACGGAAGCTCAATACCCCTATCAAGGTGTTGACGGAACATGCAGTGCAAATCAAGCATCCACCCAAGCAGCTACCATTACAGGATATGAAGATGTCCCGGCCAACAATGAGCAGGCACTACAAAAAGCTGTGGCAAATCAACCAATTTCTGTAGCCATTGATGCTAGTGGATCCGACTTTCAATTTTATAAAAGCGGTGTCTTCACTGGTTCTTGTGGAACTGAATTAGATCATGGTGTCACTGCTGTGGGTTATGGTGTTGATAGTGATGGAACCAAGTATTGGTTGGTTAAGAACTCGTGGGGAGCCGATTGGGGTGAAGAAGGATACATTAGGATGCAAAGGGGAGTCGATGCTGTTGAAGGACTGTGTGGTATTGCAATGCAAGCATCTTATCCTACTGTTTAA
- the LOC131602364 gene encoding senescence-specific cysteine protease SAG39-like — MLSKIHCQLSSTHSPASATLVGSSVAALPSNSHTITSRTLGDDPMYERHQQWMNYYGKVYKDSQERESRLKIFAENVNYIEASNNVDSNKSYKLGINQFADLTNEEFTTSRNKFKGHMCSSITRTSTFKYENASAVPSTVDWRKKGAVTPVKNQGQCGCCWAFSAVAATEGIHQLSTGKLVSLSEQELVDCDTKGVDQGCEGGLMDDAFKFIIQNHGLTTEAQYPYQGVDGTCSANQASTQAATITGYEDVPANNEQALQKAVANQPISVAIDASGSDFQFYKSGVFTGSCGTELDHGVTAVGYGVDSDGTKYWLVKNSWGTDWGEEGYIRMQMGVDAAEGLCGIAMQASYPTA; from the exons ATGTTATCAAAGATCCACTGCCAACTGTCTTCAACCCACTCTCCCGCTTCTGCCACGCTCGTCGGCTCGTCAGTGGctgcgcttccttcaaactcacaCACAA TCACTTCTCGCACTCTCGGAGACGACCCTATGTATGAGAGGCACCAGCAATGGATGAATTACTATGGCAAAGTTTATAAGGATTCTCAAGAAAGGGAGAGTCGTCTAAAGATATTCGCAGAAAACGTGAACTACATTGAAGCGTCTAACAATGTTGACAGTAACAAATCATACAAACTAGGCATCAATCAATTTGCAGACCTCACCAACGAGGAGTTCACAACATCTAGAAACAAATTCAAGGGGCATATGTGCTCCTCAATCACAAGAACATCTACTTTTAAGTATGAAAATGCAAGTGCGGTTCCATCCACCGTTGATTGGAGGAAGAAAGGAGCAGTGACTCCTGTGAAGAATCAAGGCCAATGTG GATGTTGCTGGGCATTTTCTGCTGTTGCAGCAACTGAAGGAATTCATCAGTTGAGTACAGGAAAATTAGTCTCTTTATCAGAACAAGAACTTGTTGATTGCGACACAAAAGGTGTGGACCAAGGTTGTGAGGGTGGTCTTATGGATGATGCTTTCAAATTCATCATTCAAAATCACGGACTCACCACTGAAGCTCAATACCCCTATCAAGGTGTTGACGGAACGTGCAGTGCAAACCAAGCATCCACCCAAGCAGCTACCATTACAGGATATGAAGATGTCCCGGCCAACAATGAGCAGGCACTACAAAAAGCGGTTGCAAATCAACCAATTTCTGTAGCCATTGATGCTAGCGGATCCGACTTTCAGTTTTACAAAAGTGGTGTGTTTACTGGTTCATGTGGAACTGAGTTGGACCACGGGGTCACTGCTGTGGGTTATGGTGTGGATAGTGATGGAACCAAATATTGGTTGGTTAAAAACTCATGGGGAACAGATTGGGGTGAAGAAGGATACATTAGAATGCAAATGGGAGTTGATGCAGCTGAAGGACTGTGTGGCATTGCAATGCAAGCATCTTACCCTACTGCTTAA